One Thunnus thynnus chromosome 18, fThuThy2.1, whole genome shotgun sequence genomic region harbors:
- the selenoi gene encoding ethanolaminephosphotransferase 1: protein MALYEYVTQDQLAGFDKYKYSAVDSNPLSVYVMHPFWNFVVKFLPTWLAPNLITFTGFMFLVLNFLMLAFYDFDFNASAAGHEHVPSWVWVAAGIFNFLAYTLDGVDGKQARRTNSSTPLGELFDHGLDSWACIFFVATVYSIFGRGESGVGVATLYYILWVVLFSFILSHWEKYNTGILFLPWGYDISQVTISLVYLVTAVVGVETWYQPVLLHFLYRDLFTFMIIACSFTVTLPMSLYNVLKAHRSNTLKHSSLYEAFLPFLSPVLLFVLSTIWVVYSPSNILELQPRIFYLMVGTAFANVTCKLIVCQMSNTRCQPLSWLLLPMTPVVLLAVTGVVANETLLLYLWTAAVILAHIHYGVSVVQQLSNHFNIFAFSLKKPNSDUQEEERIGLKGAEV from the exons ATGGCTCTTTATGAATATGTCACTCAGGACCAGCTCGCGGGCTTCGACAAATACAAG TACAGCGCAGTGGACTCGAACCCCCTGTCTGTCTACGTCATGCACCCTTTCTGGAACTTTGTGGTGAAG TTTCTACCGACATGGCTGGCTCCAAATCTCATCACATTCACAGGCTTTATGTTCCTTGTGTTAAACTTCCTTATGTTGGCCTTTTACGACTTTGATTTCAATGCCTCAG CTGCAGGACATGAACACGTGCCTAGTTGGGTCTGGGTTGCTGCAGGGATTTTCAACTTCTTGGCCTATACACTCG aCGGTGTTGATGGTAAACAGGCACGGCGCACCAACTCCTCCACGCCACTAGGGGAGCTGTTTGACCACGGGCTGGACAGCTGGGCCTGTATCTTCTTTGTGGCCACCGTCTACTCCATATTTGGGCGCGGCGAGAGCGGCGTGGGTGTGGCCACGCTGTATTACATCCTCTGGGTGGTGCTTTTCTCCTTCATCCTGTCCCACTGGGAAAAATATAACACCGGCATCTTGTTTCTGCCCTGGGGATACGACATCAGTCAAGTG ACCATCTCCCTTGTTTACTTGGTCACTGCTGTGGTCGGCGTGGAAACGTGGTACCAGCCGGTCCTGTTGCACTTCCTTTATAGAGACCTTTTCACCTTCATGATCATCG CCTGTTCCTTCACTGTGACCTTACCCATGAGCCTCTACAACGTCCTGAA GGCTCACCGCAGTAACACTCTGAAACACAGCAGCTTGTACGAAGCCTTCCTGCCTTTCCTTTCTCCCGTCCTCCTTTTTGTCTTGTCCACCATTTGGGTGGTTTACTCTCCATCTAACATCCTCGAGCTGCAGCCCAGGATCTTCTACCTCATGGTGGGGACAGCCTTCGCTAACGTCACG TGTAAGCTGATTGTGTGCCAGATGAGTAACACACGTTGCCAGCCACTGAGCTGGCTGTTGCTGCCTATGACACCGGTGGTGTTGTTAGCTGTGACTGGGGTGGTCGCCAACGAGACACTATTGCTGTATCTGTGGACAGCCGCTGTCATACTAGCGCACATACACTACGGCGTATCAGTg GTACAACAGCTCAGCAACCACTTCAACATCTTCGCCTTCTCCCTGAAGAAGCCCAACAGTGACTGACAGGAGGAGGAACGAATCGGCTTGAAAGGAGCGGAGGTTTAG
- the ost4 gene encoding dolichyl-diphosphooligosaccharide--protein glycosyltransferase subunit 4 encodes MVTDVQLAIFANMLGVSLFLLVVLYHYVAVNNPKKQE; translated from the coding sequence ATGGTGACAGACGTGCAACTGGCCATATTTGCCAACATGCTTGGCGTGTCATTGTTCCTGCTCGTTGTGTTATACCACTACGTCGCTGTCAATAACCCCAAAAAGCAGGAGTAG